Proteins from a genomic interval of Symmachiella macrocystis:
- a CDS encoding lysophospholipid acyltransferase family protein → MKIRNPYLMRLGAWVSALIIKALFRTVTVRCHNDLPETDPRNAECDRFYLHCLWHESIAMPVGICTIKNMAGLVSRHQDGGILALTMKRFHIRAIRGSSSKGGTRALKELLTATESWHITITPDGPRGPRRAVKEGIIYLASQSGNPIVCWAFSSKNAWVVRGSWTDLVVPKPFSTVEAFVAPPVVVPPGLDRDGIETYRQRVQQVMEQLDEKVARATNAAPVAPQLRRAA, encoded by the coding sequence ATGAAAATTCGAAATCCGTATTTAATGAGGCTCGGCGCCTGGGTGTCGGCACTGATCATTAAAGCGCTCTTCCGCACGGTGACGGTGCGGTGCCACAACGATCTTCCTGAAACCGACCCGCGGAATGCGGAGTGTGACCGCTTTTATTTGCATTGCTTGTGGCATGAGTCGATCGCCATGCCGGTCGGGATTTGCACGATCAAGAACATGGCCGGACTTGTCAGCCGGCATCAGGATGGCGGCATCTTGGCCCTGACCATGAAACGCTTCCACATCCGTGCCATCCGAGGATCGAGCAGCAAGGGAGGCACGCGCGCACTCAAAGAGTTGTTAACAGCGACCGAAAGTTGGCACATCACAATCACTCCCGACGGTCCCCGCGGACCGCGGCGCGCGGTGAAAGAAGGCATCATCTATTTAGCCTCGCAATCGGGAAACCCCATCGTCTGTTGGGCGTTCTCCAGCAAAAATGCGTGGGTCGTCCGCGGAAGTTGGACGGATCTCGTCGTCCCCAAACCATTCAGCACGGTCGAGGCCTTCGTTGCCCCCCCGGTGGTCGTTCCGCCCGGATTGGACCGCGACGGTATCGAAACCTACCGCCAACGCGTGCAACAGGTCATGGAACAATTGGACGAAAAAGTCGCCCGCGCCACAAACGCCGCTCCCGTCGCACCTCAACTGCGACGCGCTGCGTGA
- a CDS encoding TlpA family protein disulfide reductase has translation MAKGCLLFVGVCCFCVVFAGCGKPGDENNDVTVNPPTDPVDVPVEGKTDEPAAEDKAAAPAGDIELTAVSWEQIQAIIAENKGKVVVLDAWSTSCGPCMKEFPNLVALHNNYADGDVVCLSMSVDYDGIPGKPPEYYRERVLKFLTKMNSTLQNYQLNQEATEWFDSVELGAIPAVFVYGRDGELKKRFDNDSITKSDEAFTYEQVNQLVEELLAQ, from the coding sequence ATGGCCAAGGGATGCTTGCTGTTCGTCGGAGTCTGTTGTTTTTGCGTCGTATTCGCCGGATGCGGCAAGCCGGGTGACGAGAACAACGATGTCACGGTCAATCCGCCTACCGACCCGGTCGATGTGCCGGTCGAGGGAAAAACGGACGAACCGGCTGCAGAAGACAAAGCGGCCGCGCCGGCGGGCGATATTGAGCTGACAGCGGTAAGCTGGGAGCAGATTCAGGCGATCATTGCGGAGAACAAAGGCAAGGTTGTCGTCCTGGATGCGTGGTCGACCTCGTGCGGACCGTGCATGAAAGAGTTTCCGAATCTGGTCGCCCTGCACAATAATTACGCCGATGGGGACGTGGTTTGCCTTTCCATGAGCGTGGATTACGACGGGATTCCGGGTAAGCCGCCGGAATATTATCGTGAACGGGTGCTCAAATTTTTGACGAAGATGAATTCGACGTTGCAAAACTATCAACTCAATCAAGAAGCGACCGAATGGTTCGACTCTGTTGAATTGGGCGCGATTCCGGCGGTCTTTGTGTATGGCCGCGACGGCGAATTGAAAAAACGTTTTGACAATGACAGCATCACTAAATCGGATGAGGCGTTTACCTACGAACAAGTCAATCAACTGGTCGAGGAATTGCTCGCACAATAA
- a CDS encoding type II secretion system F family protein codes for MFSPRIPKKTLSNISRSLSTMLRSGVDLIRAVDIVAKKSGNAACRRRLGEVADDLRSGDDLTGALKQQGGYFPVLFVDMIHVAESTGNMPEVLKELADHYEKNLRLRREFMGWVAWPLFQLFAAIFVVALLILVLGMIGSPDPVSGKPLDPLGFGLSGASGALTWLGYAFGSMFALVFLYQLLTRGLGQQRGLHRLFLRIPVLGKCLQSFATARFSWGFYLTQDAGMPIGPSLEASFKATGNQAFASAAPAVIGDVMAGDDLGRALENTELFTDEYIHIVQVAEASGTVPEELHRLSPELEDQARRAMKKMAATAGIAVWMSVAALIIFLILRIVLWYTGMLNELAEGI; via the coding sequence GTGTTCAGTCCGCGCATTCCTAAAAAGACGCTGTCCAATATCAGTCGCTCCCTCAGTACGATGTTGCGGTCGGGGGTCGATCTGATTCGCGCGGTGGATATCGTCGCCAAAAAAAGCGGCAACGCCGCGTGCCGCCGCCGGTTGGGCGAGGTCGCTGACGATTTGCGTAGCGGCGACGATCTGACCGGGGCTCTCAAACAACAGGGGGGATATTTCCCGGTGTTGTTTGTGGATATGATTCATGTCGCCGAGAGTACCGGCAATATGCCGGAAGTGCTCAAGGAGCTGGCGGATCACTACGAAAAAAACCTCCGCCTGCGCCGCGAGTTTATGGGCTGGGTGGCCTGGCCGTTGTTCCAGTTGTTCGCGGCAATTTTTGTAGTGGCGTTGTTGATCTTGGTGCTGGGAATGATTGGGAGTCCCGATCCCGTTTCCGGCAAGCCCCTCGACCCTCTTGGTTTTGGCCTCTCCGGTGCAAGCGGAGCCTTGACGTGGTTGGGATATGCATTTGGATCCATGTTTGCGCTTGTCTTTCTCTACCAGTTACTGACACGTGGCTTGGGACAACAGCGAGGGCTGCATCGATTATTTTTGAGGATTCCCGTCCTCGGAAAGTGCCTGCAATCATTTGCCACCGCCCGGTTTTCTTGGGGATTTTATCTCACGCAAGATGCCGGTATGCCCATCGGCCCCTCGTTGGAGGCGAGCTTCAAAGCCACAGGCAATCAGGCATTCGCTAGCGCCGCACCGGCGGTGATTGGTGATGTGATGGCGGGAGATGATCTGGGCCGCGCGCTCGAGAATACCGAACTCTTTACCGACGAATACATTCATATCGTCCAGGTGGCTGAGGCATCCGGAACCGTACCAGAGGAATTACATCGACTCAGTCCGGAACTTGAGGATCAAGCGAGGCGAGCAATGAAGAAAATGGCCGCGACGGCCGGCATCGCAGTCTGGATGTCGGTGGCGGCATTGATTATTTTTCTGATCCTGCGCATCGTTTTGTGGTACACAGGGATGCTCAATGAATTAGCTGAGGGCATTTAA
- the tgt gene encoding tRNA guanosine(34) transglycosylase Tgt has protein sequence MSQHFQFHLDHTDESTSARAGRWSTPHGVVNTPAFMPVGTLATVKGLTVDQLREAGAQMVLSNTYHLALRPGADVVAEMGGLHGFMQWDGPILTDSGGFQVFSLAKLAKLDDDGVAFRSHIDGSLLELTPQRAIDIQEKLGADCIMCLDECPPHDVPRERMLEAVTRTTRWAARCREAQTRDDQALFGIVQGGTDLGLREESAAGLLPLDFPGYAVGGLSVGESPREMYQTLDGTVPLLPTDRPRYLMGVGTPRDLLEAVLRGVDLFDCVMPTRNGRNAMAFTSAGPVKMRNLKHQRDPGPLDPACDCPVCTRYSRAYLRHLFIAREMLGPILLSWHNIAFYQRLLRDLRVAIAENRAKEFRHVHLAAWGQ, from the coding sequence ATGTCGCAGCATTTTCAATTTCACTTGGACCATACCGACGAATCGACCTCCGCGCGTGCCGGGCGGTGGAGTACGCCGCATGGCGTCGTCAACACGCCCGCGTTTATGCCGGTGGGGACGTTGGCGACTGTAAAGGGGCTGACGGTCGATCAACTGCGTGAGGCCGGGGCGCAGATGGTGTTGTCGAATACCTATCATCTCGCGCTGCGGCCAGGGGCAGATGTGGTGGCCGAGATGGGGGGCCTGCATGGTTTCATGCAGTGGGACGGGCCGATCCTTACCGATAGCGGCGGGTTTCAGGTCTTCAGTTTGGCAAAATTGGCCAAACTCGACGATGATGGGGTCGCTTTCCGGTCGCATATTGACGGCAGTTTGTTGGAATTGACGCCGCAACGGGCGATTGACATCCAAGAAAAGCTGGGGGCCGACTGTATTATGTGCCTCGACGAATGCCCGCCGCACGATGTGCCCCGCGAGCGAATGTTAGAGGCCGTGACGCGAACCACGCGGTGGGCGGCGCGGTGTCGTGAGGCTCAAACCCGCGATGACCAAGCGTTGTTTGGAATCGTGCAAGGAGGGACCGACCTGGGGCTGCGCGAGGAATCGGCTGCGGGGCTGTTGCCGCTGGATTTTCCCGGATATGCGGTGGGGGGGCTGAGTGTGGGGGAGTCGCCGCGGGAAATGTACCAAACGCTCGATGGCACGGTTCCGTTGCTGCCGACGGACCGCCCGCGGTACCTGATGGGAGTGGGGACGCCCAGAGATCTGCTCGAAGCGGTGTTGCGCGGCGTTGATCTATTTGACTGCGTGATGCCGACCCGCAACGGCCGCAATGCGATGGCGTTTACGAGTGCCGGGCCTGTGAAAATGCGGAATTTGAAGCATCAGCGTGATCCTGGACCGCTCGACCCGGCCTGTGACTGTCCGGTCTGCACGCGCTACAGCCGCGCATATTTGCGGCATTTGTTCATCGCGCGGGAGATGTTGGGGCCGATCTTGTTATCTTGGCACAACATCGCCTTTTACCAACGGTTGCTGCGGGATCTGCGTGTGGCGATCGCTGAAAACCGGGCCAAAGAGTTTCGTCATGTTCATCTTGCCGCCTGGGGCCAATGA
- the yajC gene encoding preprotein translocase subunit YajC — MIYWMTTAAFFAQKAEDAPAADAEQQNPYWWLPLVAIGVLFYFMMIRPQKREQSKRQSLLDSLKKNDKVVTIGGIIGTIAAISPDSDEVTVKVDENTRMRFRRSSIQQVVTAETEAEKS, encoded by the coding sequence ATGATTTATTGGATGACAACAGCGGCGTTTTTTGCCCAGAAGGCGGAAGACGCACCAGCTGCGGATGCTGAACAGCAAAACCCGTACTGGTGGTTGCCGTTGGTCGCGATTGGCGTGCTGTTTTATTTCATGATGATTCGCCCGCAAAAGCGGGAACAGTCGAAGCGGCAATCGCTGCTCGATTCGCTGAAGAAGAACGATAAAGTGGTCACGATTGGCGGGATCATCGGCACGATTGCCGCAATTTCGCCCGACAGTGACGAAGTGACCGTTAAGGTCGACGAAAATACACGCATGCGGTTTCGCCGTTCGAGCATCCAACAGGTGGTCACGGCGGAAACCGAAGCAGAGAAAAGTTGA
- the secD gene encoding protein translocase subunit SecD, giving the protein MYLLFAAEEVTTGATTGDSAMMQFAKIVLVLFLCFGLPFILGHLIASALKLRDLASKIGWILCAITLACSPFLYQIYAGNSPWSALKPGIDLAGGSNLVYALDVEAAKKSKVDVSGDLMSKMVGAIIKRINPDGTKDVVVRQVGADRVEVIIPGADKQTVEDYKYKMTKLGSLEFAIVATPRNPKHQTIINKAQSSPSAIVRNREGKVIARWHPIKPLPNGEPDPSYSSAVTRQIVGKPDGFEELLVVVDEDESKHVTGQYLRSASPELGEDGSPAVGFLFNSDGARLFRRLTREYKPLEDGFQYQLSILLDDLVQSAPAIITEIGARGTITGNFTQEEVQNLVNVLNAGALPVPLEKAPIQEYTIGALLGEATIQQGKTALMLASFAVLIFMLGFYGRYAGVIADLALLINMVLIVGTMAFIKASFTLPGLAGLVLTIGMAVDANVLIFERIREELGRGSSLRMAIHNGFSRAFTTIVDANVTTLITAVILYFIGTDQVKGFAVTLFIGIVMSMFAALYIGRLFFDILERKRWMTELKMRRVIGATHWNFINKRYIAAVVSLVLIAIGMVAFWSRGEENYDIDFRGGTMVSFRFTEKHNYQDTKNQLGEMFLAKFNESGITLESLPGADGEDEGLAFKVRSTATNLPNVGEKEVEQAINEAFPGQLTRDKMDFGTIEPVVAEVVETETEETPAEENANQPERHAVVLSFSSDNESFNGLTFDTITRKLSEQLVDEEGNPKFTDEASLFAYDVVKGFEPIGSENEVQRFEKIKLIADSALSQADLDDALKKVQSDMAENPAFSGVQRFEGRVASDAKFNALYAIGASLIAVIAYIWIRFQRITFGFAAVAALVHDVLCVVGLVALASYINSIVPGILGFEDFKINLPMIAALLTIVGYSLNDTIVVFDRIREVRGKNPSLDETMVNTSLNQTLARTLLTSLTTLIVVIILYAVGGEGIHGFAFCLVVGVIVGTYSSIFVASPVLLFLMKWSEKRKATT; this is encoded by the coding sequence ATGTATCTACTTTTTGCCGCCGAAGAAGTCACCACCGGCGCCACAACCGGCGACAGCGCGATGATGCAGTTCGCGAAGATCGTGTTGGTTTTGTTTCTGTGCTTCGGCCTCCCGTTTATTCTGGGACACCTGATTGCCAGTGCGCTGAAACTGCGGGATCTGGCCAGTAAGATCGGCTGGATTCTGTGTGCGATCACGCTCGCTTGCAGCCCATTTTTGTATCAGATCTACGCGGGAAACAGCCCGTGGTCTGCGCTCAAACCGGGTATCGACTTAGCGGGCGGCTCCAACTTGGTGTATGCCCTGGACGTCGAAGCTGCAAAGAAGAGCAAGGTCGATGTCTCTGGGGATTTGATGAGTAAGATGGTTGGCGCGATAATCAAGCGGATCAATCCCGATGGCACCAAAGACGTAGTTGTACGTCAAGTCGGAGCTGACCGGGTGGAGGTCATCATCCCCGGCGCCGACAAGCAAACGGTTGAAGACTACAAGTACAAGATGACCAAACTGGGAAGTTTGGAATTCGCGATTGTGGCCACACCCCGCAATCCAAAGCATCAGACGATCATTAACAAAGCGCAAAGTTCGCCTTCGGCCATCGTGCGAAACCGCGAAGGCAAGGTGATTGCACGCTGGCATCCGATCAAACCGCTTCCGAACGGCGAACCCGACCCAAGTTATTCCAGTGCCGTGACTCGGCAAATCGTAGGGAAACCGGATGGCTTTGAGGAACTGTTGGTCGTCGTCGATGAAGACGAATCCAAGCACGTCACGGGCCAATATCTCCGCAGTGCTTCGCCGGAATTGGGTGAAGACGGCAGTCCGGCGGTGGGCTTTTTGTTCAACAGCGACGGAGCTCGACTCTTTCGGCGGTTGACGCGGGAATACAAACCGTTAGAGGATGGATTCCAGTATCAGTTGTCGATTCTCCTGGATGATTTAGTGCAATCCGCGCCGGCGATTATTACCGAAATCGGCGCGCGGGGTACTATTACGGGGAATTTCACGCAAGAAGAAGTGCAAAACCTGGTCAACGTGCTCAACGCGGGGGCATTGCCCGTTCCGCTGGAAAAAGCTCCGATCCAAGAATACACGATCGGTGCGTTGCTGGGAGAAGCGACGATTCAACAAGGCAAGACCGCCTTAATGTTGGCATCGTTTGCTGTGTTGATTTTCATGTTAGGGTTTTACGGTCGCTATGCGGGCGTGATTGCCGATTTGGCCTTACTGATCAATATGGTGCTGATCGTCGGCACGATGGCCTTCATCAAGGCGTCGTTCACCTTGCCCGGTTTGGCCGGTTTGGTATTAACCATCGGTATGGCGGTCGATGCCAACGTTTTGATCTTTGAGCGGATTCGTGAGGAATTGGGGCGCGGCTCCAGTTTGCGGATGGCGATTCACAATGGTTTTTCGCGTGCGTTTACCACGATCGTCGACGCCAACGTCACGACATTGATCACAGCTGTGATTCTATATTTCATCGGTACCGATCAGGTGAAGGGCTTCGCTGTCACGCTGTTTATCGGGATCGTGATGAGCATGTTCGCCGCCCTGTATATTGGCCGGTTGTTCTTCGACATCCTGGAACGCAAACGCTGGATGACGGAATTGAAAATGCGGCGAGTCATCGGCGCGACCCATTGGAATTTCATTAACAAGCGGTATATTGCCGCGGTGGTTTCACTGGTATTGATCGCCATCGGTATGGTGGCCTTTTGGAGTCGGGGCGAAGAGAATTACGACATCGATTTCCGCGGCGGAACGATGGTCAGTTTCCGCTTTACGGAGAAACACAACTACCAGGACACGAAGAACCAGTTGGGGGAGATGTTCTTAGCCAAGTTCAACGAGAGCGGCATCACATTGGAGTCATTGCCGGGCGCGGACGGTGAGGACGAAGGCCTTGCCTTCAAAGTACGTTCCACAGCAACGAACCTGCCGAATGTCGGTGAAAAAGAGGTGGAACAGGCGATCAATGAAGCATTCCCTGGTCAGTTAACGCGCGACAAAATGGATTTTGGAACGATCGAACCGGTAGTAGCTGAAGTTGTTGAGACAGAGACTGAAGAAACGCCTGCTGAAGAAAACGCGAATCAACCGGAGCGTCACGCGGTGGTGTTATCATTCAGCAGCGACAACGAATCATTTAATGGCTTGACCTTTGATACCATTACCCGCAAATTGAGCGAACAACTGGTCGATGAAGAGGGCAATCCTAAGTTCACTGACGAAGCCTCGTTGTTTGCCTACGACGTGGTGAAGGGATTTGAGCCGATAGGGTCCGAGAATGAAGTACAACGCTTTGAAAAGATCAAATTGATCGCCGATAGCGCATTATCACAGGCCGACCTGGACGATGCATTGAAAAAAGTACAGTCGGATATGGCGGAAAACCCCGCGTTTTCAGGCGTGCAACGCTTTGAAGGCCGCGTTGCTTCCGACGCCAAGTTCAACGCACTATACGCCATCGGTGCCAGCCTGATCGCGGTCATCGCCTATATTTGGATTCGCTTCCAACGCATCACCTTCGGGTTCGCCGCTGTGGCAGCGTTGGTGCACGACGTGTTGTGCGTAGTCGGCCTGGTCGCCTTGGCATCGTACATCAACAGCATCGTCCCAGGGATATTGGGCTTTGAAGACTTTAAAATCAATCTGCCAATGATCGCCGCGTTGTTGACGATCGTAGGCTATTCACTCAACGACACGATCGTGGTCTTCGACCGTATCCGTGAAGTCCGCGGCAAAAACCCGTCACTCGACGAAACGATGGTGAATACCAGTTTGAATCAAACGCTCGCGCGGACTTTACTCACCTCGCTAACAACGTTGATCGTGGTCATCATTCTGTATGCCGTCGGTGGCGAAGGGATTCACGGCTTCGCCTTCTGTTTGGTTGTCGGCGTGATCGTGGGTACCTATAGCTCGATATTCGTCGCCAGTCCGGTCTTGTTGTTCCTAATGAAATGGTCGGAAAAGCGTAAGGCAACGACGTAG